The bacterium region AATGAATGCTTGTCTTAGAGCAATAGTTCGCTCAGCGATCTATTATGGCTTAGAGGTGGTGGGAATTGAAGAAGGGTATTGGGGATTGATTGAAGATAAAAAGAGAAGAATGGATTTGAGGTCGGTTAGCGGAATTATCAGCTGGGGCGGAACGATATTGAAGACGAAAAGGTGTAAAGAGATAAAGACTAAAAAAGGGATAGAAAAAGCAGTAAGGGTTTTAAAAAGAAACAGGATTGACGGTTTGATTACCATAGGAGGAGAAGGTTCTTTTAGAGGGGGAGTAGAACTCTATCGGGCAAGTAGAATACCTCTTGTTGGTATACCAGCAAGTATTGACAATGATATCGCTGGCACAGAAGATACCATAGGTTTCGATACAGCGGTGAATACAGCCTTAGACTCTATTCAGAAAATTCGGGATACCGCTTCTTCTCACGAGAGAATCTTTATCATCGAGGTGATGGGAAGAGAGAGGGGGTTTATTTCCCTGGCGGTGGGATTGGCTTGCGGGGCTGAGATAATTTTAGTGCCCGAAATAAAATATAATCTCAGTAAAATCTCTCAGGAATTGGAAAAGGGCAGAAAGAGTGGTAAGAAGAGTAGTATTATTGTTATGGCTGAAGGAGCAGGAGCTTCCTATGCCATAGCTCATCAAATAAGAGATGTTACAGGCTATGAAGTCAGAGTAAGCGTTATTGGTTATATTCAACGTGGTGGTTCCCCCACTGCCCGCAGCGTAAATTTAGCTAATCTTTTTGGACATCAGGCAGTGAAGGTTTTGATGAGAACGAAATCGGCCAAGATGGTGGGATGGAAGGAAGGAAAGGTTGTAGTTCTGCCTTTGGGCTATTCAACAAAACATAGAAAAGAGATAGATAAGAATCTTTACAGGTTGGCTCATATACTGGCAATATAAAGAGGGGGATGAAGGGATAGTTATCGGAGGCGCTCGGCTAGAGCCTCGCTCAAAATCGACCAGCGCTGGGGCTTTACCTGGCCGATTTAAAGCTCCTGCAACTATCCCTTCATCCCCGGCGTATTGGAAGGTGGGGATAGTTATCGGAGGCGCTCGGGAGTGCTCGGGATTTGGTTCGCTCGCTGACAATTTTTTGGTCTTTGACCACCGCCAAAAATCTCAGGAGTTTCTCCCGTCTTTGCGGGACTAAACTCTAATCTTCGATTTTTGGCTAAAAATTCTAATGCTCGCTTTACCAAATTCCCTCGCATTAGAGTAGGGAATAGTGGAATAAGGATAGTTTTCGGAGGACGGCACTGTAAACAGTGCCCGACCAACCATGGTGGGGCACCCTTTAGGGTGCCGAAGTAAGTGGAAGGGTAGAAGGATAAAGGAGGT contains the following coding sequences:
- a CDS encoding ATP-dependent 6-phosphofructokinase, translated to MRKIAVTTAGGDAPGMNACLRAIVRSAIYYGLEVVGIEEGYWGLIEDKKRRMDLRSVSGIISWGGTILKTKRCKEIKTKKGIEKAVRVLKRNRIDGLITIGGEGSFRGGVELYRASRIPLVGIPASIDNDIAGTEDTIGFDTAVNTALDSIQKIRDTASSHERIFIIEVMGRERGFISLAVGLACGAEIILVPEIKYNLSKISQELEKGRKSGKKSSIIVMAEGAGASYAIAHQIRDVTGYEVRVSVIGYIQRGGSPTARSVNLANLFGHQAVKVLMRTKSAKMVGWKEGKVVVLPLGYSTKHRKEIDKNLYRLAHILAI